One Panicum virgatum strain AP13 chromosome 9K, P.virgatum_v5, whole genome shotgun sequence genomic region harbors:
- the LOC120652126 gene encoding pre-mRNA-processing factor 17-like, translating into MDLLQSSYAPDDASSPEESAAASSPDSSPLRLPSKSAAPAVDDTALALSAAASASRPLDPSLHLVAFNPTADQLWAPIVGPQHPHAPISSASGNRNHKLGHVEDAAVLPFLFDEQYNTFHRFGYAADPSGLHIVGDAQPQAPEPDTVYNLAPSEHKRRRLLAKADNQDETLPPEAKNPASEEWILHNKQSPWAGKKEAPPAELTEEQKQYAEAHAAKKAEKEARGEGKGERAEVVVKSTFHGKEERDYQGRSWITPPKDAKATNDHCYIPKRCVYEWVGHTKGVSAIRFFPKYGHLLLSASMDCKIKIWDVLGSRTCMRTYMGHSKAVRDISFSNDGTKFLSAGYDRNIQYWDTETGQVISTFSTGKVPYVVKLNPDEDKQHILLAGMSDKKIVQWDMKSGQITQEYDQHLGAVNTITFVDNNRRFVTSSDDKSLRVWEFGIPVVIKYISEAHMHSMPSIALHPNSNWLAAQSLDNQILIYSTKERFQLNKKKQFAGHIVAGYACQVNFSPDGRFVMSGDGEGSCWFWDWKSCRRFKTLKCHNGVCIGCEWHPLETSKVATCGWDGVIKYWD; encoded by the exons ATGGATCTCCTCCAGTCCTCGTACGCGCCGGACGacgcctcctcgccggaggaGTCGGCGGCCGCTTCCTCGCCGGACTCCTCCCCGCTCCGCCTCCCCTCCAagtccgccgcccccgccgtcgaCGACACCGCGCTcgcgctctccgccgccgcctccgcctcccgcccGCTCGACCCCTCGCTCCATCTCGTCGCCTTCAACCCCACCGCCGACCAGCTCTGGGCGCCCATCGTCGGGCCCCAGCACCCCCACGCCCccatctcctccgcctccggcaACCGCAACCACAAGCTCGGCCACGTCGAGGACGCCGCGGTGCTGCCCTTCCTCTTCGACGAGCAGTACAACACCTTCCACAGGTTCGGCTACGCCGCCGATCCCTCCGGCCTCCACATCGTTGGCGACGCGCAGCCGCAGGCGCCCGAGCCCGACACCGTCTACAACCTCGCCCCCTCCGAGcacaagcgccgccgcctcctggccAAGGCGGACAACCAGGACGAGACGCTGCCCCCCGAGGCCAAAAACCCCGCATCCGAGGAGTGGATCCTCCACAACAAGCAGAGCCCCTGGGCGGGCAAGAAGGAAGCGCCGCCCGCTGAGCTCACCGAGGAGCAGAAGCAGTATGCCGAGGCCCACGCAGCCAAGAAGGCCGAGAAGGAGGCTCGCGGCGAAGGGAAGGGCGAGAGGGCAGAGGTCGTGGTCAAGAGCACCTTCCacgggaaggaggagagagacTACCAGGGACGGTCCTGGATCACGCCGCCCAAGGATGCCAAGGCCACCAACGACCACTGCTACATTCCCAAGAGGTGTGTGTATGAGTGGGTTGGGCACACCAAGGGGGTTTCAGCCATCAGATTCTTCCCCAAGTATGGGCATCTGCTACTATCTGCGAGTATGGATTGTAAGATTAAGATCTGGGACGTGCTCGGGTCGCGGACATGTATGCGCACATATATGGGTCACTCAAAGGCCGTAAGGGATATATCCTTCTCCAATGATGGGACCAAATTCTTGAGTGCTGGGTATGACAGGAATATACAGTACTGGGATACTGAGACAGGGCAGGTGATCTCGACCTTCTCAACTGGGAAGGTCCCATATGTTGTGAAGCTGAATCCTGATGAGGATAAACAGCATATTCTCCTTGCTGGAATGAGCGACAAGAAGATTGTGCAATGGGATATGAAATCAGGGCAGATCACGCAAGAGTATGATCAGCATTTAGGGGCTGTGAACACCATAACTTTTGTCGATAACAACAGGAGGTTTGTGACGTCAAGTGATGACAAATCTCTTCGTGTCTGGGAGTTTGGCATCCCTGTGGTGATCAAGTATATAAGTGAGGCGCACATGCACTCAATGCCATCAATTGCCCTGCACCCAAACTCCAACTGGCTGGCAGCACAGAGCTTGGACAATCAAATACTGATATACAGCACCAAGGAGAGGTTCCAGCTCAATAAGAAGAAGCAATTTGCTGGCCACATTGTAGCAGGTTATGCTTGTCAGGTGAACTTCTCACCTGATGGGAGATTTGTGATGTCAGGTGATGGTGAAGGTAGTTGCTGGTTCTGGGATTGGAAAAGCTGCAGGAGGTTTAAGACATTGAAGTGCCACAATGGGGTTTGCATTGGATGCGAGTGGCATCCGTTGGAAACTAGCAAGGTTGCGACATGCGGATGGGATGGTGTAATTAAATACTG GGATTGA